From Firmicutes bacterium HGW-Firmicutes-1, a single genomic window includes:
- a CDS encoding penicillin-binding protein yields the protein MLERTNSRQETGKLPQRQYNKKIKYHEIGRKILKTFVILFLVIMAVGGISVFVIIKKAPELDPDKLILAQSPQIFDINDELIGNINTAVNRRSADIDDIPQVLKDAVISTEDVRFYEHFGIDIRRIGGAILSNINNGFGSQGASTITQQVVKNLFLTADKTWTRKIQEQYLAIQLEQEYDKDEILEIYLNVIYFSDSRYGVLEAADYYFNKELLELTIADAALLAAIPQRPNYYNPFKNPEAAQIRRNVVIDLMEENGKITTKDAEIARNIPIEEQLQKSQREVYPYQAFLDQVLIEVEAIDGIEASDVYTMGLKIHTTLDPEIQQYVEHIMQSQDVIEFPDHKFQAGITVMETKTGKVLAIGGSRVQAEGVRNWNWATDPRRSPGSSIKPILDYGPAVDEFKWSTYHQLLDEPHTYSNGTPVNNYDLEYRGSIPLRKAMETSRNVTAVKAFQEVGIENAKTFGERLGIELDTIEEAYSLGGFKTGVSSFQMAGAYGAFGNNGTYNAPHTVRKVEFPNGKVIELTPKEVVAMNDYTAFIITDIMRTVVEGSEGTGRLAAVSGIEIAGKTGSSNFTEQEKDQYNISDGIKDSWFVGYSTELTTSVWTGYGNNADGYIDTSAGSGEGQIARLLFKEVMTYAHEDRDVANFVQPDSVVLLGIERSTGLLASDFTPSGEIVYEYYVRGTEPAKALKKKDETKPDKRRRKEDKHRRDEDDDDDDDD from the coding sequence ATGTTAGAAAGAACTAATTCCAGACAAGAAACTGGAAAGCTTCCACAACGACAATATAATAAAAAGATTAAGTACCATGAAATAGGAAGAAAAATATTAAAAACGTTCGTAATACTATTTTTAGTAATAATGGCAGTCGGTGGTATTTCTGTTTTTGTTATTATTAAAAAAGCTCCTGAGCTTGACCCAGATAAATTAATACTGGCACAAAGCCCTCAAATTTTTGATATCAATGACGAGTTAATTGGTAATATTAATACAGCAGTAAATCGTCGTTCAGCTGATATTGATGATATACCACAAGTTTTGAAAGATGCTGTGATTTCCACAGAGGATGTTCGGTTTTATGAACATTTTGGAATAGATATTAGACGTATTGGAGGGGCGATTCTCTCCAATATTAATAATGGTTTTGGAAGTCAAGGTGCAAGTACAATTACTCAACAAGTGGTGAAGAATTTGTTTTTGACTGCAGATAAAACTTGGACGAGAAAAATACAAGAGCAATATTTAGCGATCCAACTAGAACAAGAATATGATAAAGATGAAATTTTAGAAATATATTTAAATGTGATATATTTTTCGGATTCTCGTTATGGTGTTTTAGAAGCTGCTGATTACTATTTCAATAAAGAGCTTTTAGAATTAACCATTGCAGATGCGGCTCTATTAGCTGCGATACCTCAACGACCAAATTACTATAATCCGTTCAAGAATCCAGAAGCTGCGCAGATAAGAAGAAACGTGGTTATTGATTTGATGGAGGAAAATGGCAAAATCACGACTAAAGATGCTGAAATTGCCCGAAACATACCTATTGAGGAACAACTTCAGAAAAGCCAGCGTGAGGTATATCCGTATCAAGCCTTTTTAGATCAAGTATTAATTGAAGTGGAAGCTATTGATGGAATAGAGGCATCAGATGTTTATACTATGGGTTTGAAAATACATACTACGCTGGATCCGGAAATACAACAATATGTTGAACATATAATGCAGTCACAGGACGTGATTGAATTTCCTGATCACAAATTTCAAGCGGGTATTACGGTAATGGAAACAAAAACTGGAAAAGTTCTTGCAATAGGAGGTTCTAGAGTACAGGCTGAAGGTGTAAGAAACTGGAATTGGGCAACAGACCCAAGACGGTCTCCGGGATCTTCGATTAAGCCTATTTTGGACTATGGTCCTGCTGTAGATGAATTTAAGTGGTCAACGTATCATCAGCTTTTGGATGAACCACATACATATTCTAATGGAACACCTGTTAACAACTATGATTTGGAATATAGAGGATCTATACCATTGAGAAAAGCAATGGAAACATCACGAAATGTAACAGCTGTCAAAGCCTTTCAAGAGGTTGGTATAGAAAATGCTAAAACCTTTGGTGAACGTTTGGGAATAGAATTAGATACCATTGAAGAGGCTTATTCCCTTGGAGGATTTAAAACAGGGGTATCATCATTCCAGATGGCAGGAGCTTATGGTGCATTTGGTAACAACGGAACATATAATGCACCACATACTGTTAGAAAGGTAGAGTTTCCTAATGGAAAAGTAATAGAGTTAACTCCTAAAGAGGTAGTTGCAATGAATGACTATACAGCATTTATCATTACTGACATAATGCGTACAGTTGTAGAAGGATCAGAAGGCACTGGTCGATTAGCCGCAGTATCAGGTATCGAAATTGCAGGCAAAACAGGTTCATCAAACTTTACAGAACAAGAAAAAGATCAATATAATATTAGTGATGGAATTAAAGACTCCTGGTTTGTGGGATATTCTACGGAGTTGACCACTTCAGTATGGACTGGATATGGGAATAATGCGGATGGCTATATTGACACGAGTGCTGGTTCTGGAGAAGGGCAGATTGCAAGGCTTTTATTTAAAGAGGTAATGACATATGCCCATGAAGATAGAGATGTGGCTAATTTCGTGCAACCAGATTCAGTTGTTCTTCTTGGCATAGAAAGGTCTACAGGGTTACTTGCCAGTGATTTTACACCTAGTGGTGAAATTGTATATGAATACTATGTTAGGGGGACAGAACCAGCTAAAGCATTAAAAAAGAAGGATGAGACAAAACCTGATAAACGACGAAGAAAAGAAGATAAACACCGAAGAGATGAAGATGATGACGATGACGATGACGATTAA